The genomic segment GTCCGCTGAGGTTTATCACGTTATCGTAGTAATTGCCCTGGGCGCAGGCGAAGGCAACGGCCAGCAGCAGGAGCAGGGTAAGGATCATATTCTTCATGGTCTTATGTCTCCGGAAGCGTCCGCAAAGAGCAGCCGCTCCACGCATTCAATGATGATGTGCAGGATTAGGGTGTGCAGTTCCTGGATCCTGTCGCTGTGTTCGCCGAGCACGATTATCTGGAATTCGCAGCTTCCGGCGAGCCTGCCTCCATCCCTGCCCAGCAGGGCGACGGTGTGGCAGCCCAGTTCCCGCGCGGTTTCCAGGGCGCGGATCACATTGGGTGAATTGCCACTTGTGGAAATTCCCAGCACCACGTCCTCAGCCACGGCGTAAGCTTCCACGCCTCGGGCGAAGACCTGTTCGAAACCATAGTCATTGCCCACACAGGTGATGTGGCTGGGGTCAGACAACGCTATGGCGGGCAGAGCCTTGCGGTCCCGGCGAAAGCGGCCTGTAAGCTCTTCCGCGAAGTGCATCGCGTCGCACATCGAGCCGCCGTTTCCGAAAACTATCACCTTGCCGCCGCAGTCAAATCTCCGGGCGATCAGCCTGGCTATGTTTTCGATGGCGGCGAAATTGCCATCATCAGCCAGAAATGTCTCCAGGGCGTGGCTGGCAGCGGTGCAGGAAGCTTGGATGAGTTCACGCATGTTCAGAGGTTTTCCCGAATCTTGATTTTGGTTTTCAGCTCGTCTTCCTCGATCTCGTCCAGTTCCTTCAGGATGGAATTGATCAGGCGCACGCGCTCCTTATATGGTATGAAGGCGCTCTTGAAACCGTTCAGGAGCACGTTTTTTATGGTGGGGTAATCCAGTTTGAGCTCGTTGATGGCCAGCAGATATTCGTCGGTGAGGGTGGTGTTTGAAATGGTTCGGTTGTCTGTGTTGATGGTCACTCGGAGGCCGAAGTCGATGTAAAAGTCGATGGGGTGGCTGCGGATATCCGGCACCGCCTTGGTGTGGAAATTGCTCTTGAGGCAGATCTCCAGAGGGATGCGGTGGTCGTTCACATAGTTCAGCAAATCGCCGTCCTCCACCAGCCGGGTGCCGTGCCCGATGCGGTGCGCGCCGCAATAATGAAGCGCCTGGTGGATGCTGTCAGGACCATAGGCCTCGCCGGCGTGGATGGTGATGTTGAGATTGTTTTTCAGCGAAAGGTCGAAGGCTTCCTTGTGGTCCTTGGCGGGGTTGTTGTACTCGCCTCCGGCCAGGTCAAAGCCGATCACGCCCTTGTTTTTGAAGGCGATAGCCAATTCTGCCAGCTTCACCGAGGTGGTGGGGTCCATGTTGCGCAAACCGCAAATGATAACAGCGGTCTTGACTCCAAAATCTCGTTCCCCCTGTTTGAGCCCGTCGATTACAGCCTGCGATATCTCGGTGAGTTTGAGGCCCTTATTTGTATGCAGTATTGGGGAATAGCGCACTTCCATATAGCGCACGTTCTCTTTGGCGGCGTCCTCGGCCAGTTCATAGGCCGCGCGGCGCAGGCCTTCCTTGTTCTGAAGCACCAGGTTCACGATCCCGAAGCCGCTCAAATAGTCTTCCAGGCTTTCGGTGTGGTCGCCGCAAACGATCAGGTCGCGCAACTCGTCCGGGTCCAGAGTGGGCAGCTTGATCTTGAACTGCTTGGCCAGATCTATGATAGTGTCGATGCGCACGCTGCCATCCAGGTGAACGTGCAGGTCTGTCTTGGGGAGTTTTTGGATGAACTCCCGGGTCATTTTGATATCCATCATATTATCCTTATTTGCTTAACAGGTCATTTTGACGGATGCAGGCTGCCTGTCAATCAAAAAAAACATGCTGACTTGAATAACTCAGTCTGGATAAGACAGTCGATGACCTTTGTGATATACATAATCGATCAGCTTTCTAAGTTGGGTTGGGGCAGTTATCCACATTTTTGATAATCCTCAAACCCGAGAAATGGCCATTTAATGCAACCAGAAGCCTATTCCCAACGCCCTGATGCTGCACGCGGCAAACATTTGTCTTGACAGCAGCTCCGGTTTGGCAAGTATAACCAAAATCGCTAGAGAAGGTGAGTCCGGTGAATAGAATCCACTTTGGAAAAACAAGTTTCAAACAGCTTTCCCCCGCGCGAAGCGGACATGCGGTTAGGATAGGCTTGCTGCTTATCCTGCTATCCCTGTCCCTCTTCGCGTTCGCCCAGGAAACGGATTCGGTGAAAGGCTATCTGCTTCTGCAATGTAACCTTCCCGGTGTGAAATACCAGATCAACGGCCGTGAATATACTGAGGTGCAGTATTTGCCTCTGACCCCAGGAATGTATCAGGTCCGCGCTTTCGGAGCAAATCCAGTCACAGGCCCCTTTGCCGAGGAACGCCAGATGGAAATCCGGCAAGGCGAAACCACCGTCGGGAAATTTGATTTTCCCCACGGTACCCTGAGCCTCTTCAGCAACGAAACCTATGCCCGTTTCACCATCGACAACGCCAAACTCGGCAAAGTGGAAAACCTGCCCCTCCCGCCCGGAACCTACACAGTGACAGCCACTTTGCCCAAGGCCGTCACCGGGTTTGGGGATTACCTGATCACCCGTCCGATAACCATCCAGGCCGGCATGCATCTCGACCAGAGCATGGATTTTAGATACGGCACCGTTACCATCAACTCTTCTCTGGATGACACACGCTACCTGATCGACGGCGTCTCGAAAAAGAAGGTGCAGAAACTCAAACTCCTGGAAGGTGAGCACAGCTACACAGCCTTTCCACCCGCGCCCCACACCGCGCGATCGGGAACTTTCACCATCCGTGCCGGGGAAGACCTGCCCCTTGAATTGGAATTCGCCAAAACCCGCCAGATCAGCGACGCGGAAAAACGCCGCGAATACACCTGGCGCTTTGGCCTCATGCCTGCCGCGGTGCTGGAAGCGAACCACTATTTCAGCTTCGCCGGCACCGGCCAATCCGGTTATACTCCTTTATGCAACGGATTCTCTGTCAGCGGGTTGCGCTTCAAGGCCATCAACCTCTGGCAAAAAGAACTCACCCAACCCTACACCTCACGCTATCCGAACTACATGATCGGCGGCAGCCTGCTCGACCAGGCGGTTTTCACCTGGGAAAAAGACAACAAGCATTCCGGCATTTTGCTCGACCTCGCCAGCGTCAGCACAGGATTGGCACATATTTCTCCCGCCGGTTTTCTGCACGCGCAGATTGAGCTGATCGGCCATTTTTCCTATCAAAAGCCGCTGGTGAGCGAAATCGGCTATTACTCCTATGTTACTGCCTTCAAAGAAGGTAGCGGACGCACATACAGAGTCTGGGGCTTCCAGTGGGGCGGCGAAACCAGGCTGCAACTGGGCGTCCGCCTGGCCAAGTACAACTACCTGAATCTGCACCTCGGTGCCCGTTACCAGCAACCCCTGGGTGGGGACTGGTATTCAAACAACGATATTGCCGCCTGGATGACCGAGGACGCGGAATTGCCCCAACCTGACTGGCCAGCCGGCGTTCCCGCCCGCAACGCCGCTTTCGATGGATTCAGCCTCTACGCAGGCATCGGCCTGGAAACCAATCTCATTCCCTCCCTGCTGGGTTTGCTGCTCGACAAAGCGGATAAAACCGAAGGAAGCGACCTGCTGAACTGAATCCCGGGCTCTTATCCCGTTCATCCCGCTTTACCCGGTCCAGACATGCTCCCTGAAGGTTTTGGCTCAAGCTCAATTAGGATGAACAATGTCCGTTTTGAAAAAGAGCCATCAATGCTAATCCATCGCAATGTCCTGCCAGTCGGGCCCTGAGCGCTCGAGGTCATCCCCCTCCCACGCCTCTCGTATAATCCTCGCATCAAATACGGGCATGATGCGGGAGGCGCGTCCGGGACGCAGGAAAAGGCCTTAATGGCCAGACGGTATTGCTTCGTTCCTTCGCGGGGGAACAAGAGCTGGAATGATGGCAGTCGAACCCTCTTTCTATAAAAATGAGAGTAAGATAGGTCTTGGATGATGAATGTCGGTCGGGGTGGGGATTATAGGCAGGTACTATTTCAGGTGCTTGCGATAGTATTGGGCAAATGGTCGCCGATGCCTGTGGACTTGGCCAGATTCTGCCAGCGGTCCAGTTGTTGGGGCGAAGCAACTGAATTAAGCCGCTCCTTTTCGCTTTGGCAGCGAGCTTGGCTCAGTTGGCGGACCAGCGGAGCCAGATCGCGGATGGCGGCAAGGGTTTGGGCCTCCAGTTCGAAATCCAGCACGGCCGCGAAACGCAGGGCACGCAGCAGGCGCAGGGGATCTTCCTTAAACGATGTGTGGGGATTTCTGACGCAGCGGATGAGGCGGTTGTGGAGGTCTTGCTGGCCAAGGGTGCAGGGGTCCAGAATATCCGCGTCCGAAATCCTCTGATAGA from the Candidatus Cloacimonadota bacterium genome contains:
- a CDS encoding SIS domain-containing protein, giving the protein MRELIQASCTAASHALETFLADDGNFAAIENIARLIARRFDCGGKVIVFGNGGSMCDAMHFAEELTGRFRRDRKALPAIALSDPSHITCVGNDYGFEQVFARGVEAYAVAEDVVLGISTSGNSPNVIRALETARELGCHTVALLGRDGGRLAGSCEFQIIVLGEHSDRIQELHTLILHIIIECVERLLFADASGDIRP
- the add gene encoding adenosine deaminase produces the protein MDIKMTREFIQKLPKTDLHVHLDGSVRIDTIIDLAKQFKIKLPTLDPDELRDLIVCGDHTESLEDYLSGFGIVNLVLQNKEGLRRAAYELAEDAAKENVRYMEVRYSPILHTNKGLKLTEISQAVIDGLKQGERDFGVKTAVIICGLRNMDPTTSVKLAELAIAFKNKGVIGFDLAGGEYNNPAKDHKEAFDLSLKNNLNITIHAGEAYGPDSIHQALHYCGAHRIGHGTRLVEDGDLLNYVNDHRIPLEICLKSNFHTKAVPDIRSHPIDFYIDFGLRVTINTDNRTISNTTLTDEYLLAINELKLDYPTIKNVLLNGFKSAFIPYKERVRLINSILKELDEIEEDELKTKIKIRENL